In Lysobacter luteus, a single window of DNA contains:
- a CDS encoding outer membrane beta-barrel protein → MRKLQRAALLAACLAVAPAASAGDFFLNGQLGRIELDSGIDDADSDLVQASVGYRWGIGMAQVGLEGGLGRIEEQDAEIRNQYPDGYVDHAYTMQSRYGFVGANARIKPPLLPVYFIGRAGYLGLERELDETIVDYPVDTAPVTDRRQFKENDGGTYVGVGVGTTILPLLDVGLMVNQYRYSQVQYDAVSDEYRLSRDKRNARSVTVTVEYRF, encoded by the coding sequence ATGCGCAAGCTTCAACGCGCGGCCTTGCTTGCCGCCTGCCTCGCCGTGGCGCCCGCCGCCTCGGCCGGCGATTTCTTCCTCAACGGACAGCTTGGCCGCATCGAACTCGACAGCGGCATCGACGACGCCGACAGCGACCTGGTGCAGGCCAGCGTCGGCTACCGCTGGGGCATCGGCATGGCGCAGGTCGGCCTCGAGGGCGGCCTGGGCCGGATCGAGGAGCAGGATGCCGAGATCCGCAACCAGTACCCCGACGGCTACGTCGACCACGCGTACACCATGCAGTCGCGCTACGGCTTCGTCGGTGCCAACGCGCGCATCAAGCCGCCGCTGCTGCCGGTGTACTTCATCGGCCGCGCCGGCTACCTCGGGCTGGAGCGTGAGCTGGATGAAACCATCGTCGACTACCCGGTGGATACCGCTCCGGTGACCGACCGCCGGCAGTTCAAGGAGAACGACGGCGGTACGTACGTCGGCGTGGGCGTCGGCACCACCATCCTGCCGCTGCTGGACGTGGGGCTGATGGTCAACCAGTACCGCTACTCGCAGGTGCAGTACGACGCGGTGTCCGACGAGTACCGGCTGTCGCGCGACAAGCGCAACGCGCGCAGCGTGACCGTGACGGTGGAATACCGGTTCTGA
- a CDS encoding lipocalin family protein: MTHHDQPATVPAVDLQRYLGTWYEIARLPMRHEPPDYTDITATYSLQDDGKVRVENRARDGDGAPQESVGEATPVPGSNNSKLEVSFLPEGLRWVPFTKGDYWVLRIDPDYRIALVGSPDRKYLWLLARTPQIDPSERMDYLATAQTLGYELDELIDTPQRGAPA, encoded by the coding sequence ATGACCCACCACGACCAACCCGCCACCGTCCCCGCCGTCGACCTGCAGCGCTACCTCGGCACCTGGTACGAGATCGCCCGCCTGCCGATGCGCCACGAACCACCGGACTACACCGACATCACCGCCACCTACTCGCTGCAGGACGACGGCAAGGTGCGGGTCGAGAACCGCGCGCGCGACGGCGACGGTGCCCCCCAGGAGTCGGTGGGCGAGGCAACCCCGGTGCCCGGCAGCAACAACAGCAAACTGGAAGTCAGCTTCCTGCCGGAAGGCCTGCGCTGGGTGCCGTTCACCAAGGGCGACTACTGGGTGCTGCGGATCGACCCCGACTACCGGATCGCCCTGGTCGGCAGCCCGGACCGCAAGTACCTCTGGCTGTTGGCACGCACCCCCCAGATCGACCCGTCCGAACGGATGGACTATCTCGCCACCGCACAGACGCTGGGCTACGAGCTGGACGAGCTGATCGATACGCCGCAGCGCGGGGCGCCAGCCTGA
- a CDS encoding outer membrane protein: MKKTRLMVAMAAVTAGAVLASTAHAQDTPIEVWQPQAGTEADPAKRVTDPAAPAAPQADDQATWQPQPADAQAQGYAAPPRDRLIEDRGGFFLGVQGGKGWVFDDVDQSALAVNAGYRWQAGAVTLVGIEAAAGRLDETRDSLYTYAKVDYVSIGATARFNFGPDSPVFAIVRAGYWTADDDYYMDVDGGYVGVGLGADLTRNFNLSLTYTNHVYFNDYYWDDGEFYYDANRADTLMLGAEVRF, from the coding sequence ATGAAGAAGACCAGGCTGATGGTGGCAATGGCCGCCGTCACCGCGGGTGCCGTGCTGGCATCCACCGCACACGCCCAGGACACGCCGATCGAGGTGTGGCAGCCGCAGGCCGGCACCGAGGCTGATCCGGCCAAGCGGGTCACCGATCCCGCGGCGCCCGCGGCTCCCCAGGCTGATGACCAGGCCACCTGGCAGCCGCAGCCGGCCGATGCGCAGGCGCAGGGCTACGCGGCCCCACCGCGTGACAGGCTGATCGAAGACCGCGGCGGGTTCTTCCTGGGCGTGCAGGGTGGCAAGGGCTGGGTGTTCGACGACGTCGACCAGTCCGCGCTCGCGGTCAACGCGGGCTATCGCTGGCAGGCCGGCGCGGTGACGCTGGTGGGAATCGAGGCGGCCGCCGGCCGGCTGGATGAAACCCGGGACAGTCTCTACACCTACGCCAAGGTGGACTACGTCAGCATCGGTGCGACCGCGCGCTTCAACTTCGGTCCCGACAGCCCGGTGTTCGCCATTGTCCGCGCCGGTTACTGGACGGCTGACGACGACTACTACATGGATGTCGATGGCGGCTACGTGGGCGTCGGCCTGGGCGCGGACCTGACGCGCAACTTCAACCTGAGCCTGACGTACACAAACCACGTCTACTTCAACGACTACTACTGGGACGACGGCGAGTTCTACTACGACGCCAACCGTGCCGACACGTTGATGCTCGGCGCCGAAGTCCGGTTCTGA